One window from the genome of Cryptomeria japonica chromosome 6, Sugi_1.0, whole genome shotgun sequence encodes:
- the LOC131077454 gene encoding pentatricopeptide repeat-containing protein At2g22070 yields the protein MIIIPWVKRKSMMVVAFYCGRMMNSTHSPCFSHTFTSLAQLCTEGPLMEAVNVLLTTQDPPRDISTYLQLLKTCIAKKALAEGKLIHSYINVRGFAFVTHTLLQNTLINTYNKCGSLKDARRVFDCIRQPDVLSWNMIMLAYRRHGHSQEALALFSQMQQTDVQPDLFTFTHILPACAKMRALEQGMEIHQKIIEYGFLSDVVVGNSLIDMYVKCGSVPKARELFDKIPQRDPVSWTAMIAGYAQNGVLREAMSLFKEMPQPNVISWTAMIVGYARNGFVRNAVEFFKRMQLAGVKPNAVTFASILPACASTGALEQGIEIHQRVIEGGFLLNVVVGNALIDMYAKCGRLQKAHQLFDKMPQCDVVSWNTIIAGYAQRGALDEALTLFKKMPQRNVISWNAMIVGYAQHGEFDEAFKVFNEMPQRNSVSWTAMISGFAKHGLAEEALGFFKEMQLEGEKPDLSTFASILPVCGQLGALEQGMEIHQRIIGTRFLSDIVIVTALIEMYIKCGSIHKARKLFDKMPQQDAVSWNSIIVGYAQNGVLDEALRLFEEMPQQNVVSWTAMIAGYAQNGLIEKAVEFFKQMQLAGVKPNSATFSTILPACAKMGALVQGMEIHQRIIEHGFLSDVIVVTALIDMYAKCANIQRARKLFDKLQHPNVILWTAMITGYAIHGNSNDALKLFELMKHSGLNPNHVTFVSVLFACSHAGLVDVGCKYFNCMRYLYCITPIVDHYICMVDLLGRAGYLGEALNFIIKIPIKPDVVVWICLLGACRSHANVPLGEFVATILFELDFKSTAPYVLLSNIYSEVGRWGDVQKVWKLMKDRGIRKMPGCSWIEVHKMVHAFCVGDRSHPQTHDIYAKLDELYWEMKQAGYVTDSKPAPNDVEEGEEKLFHRHHSEMLALAFGLINTSPGSTIRVVKNLRVCIDCHTATKFISKIVAREIVVRDANRFHHFEHGHCSCGDYW from the coding sequence ATGATTATAATACCATGGGTGAAGAGGAAGTCGATGATGGTGGTGGCGTTTTATTGCGGGAGAATGATGAATTCAACACATTCTCCCTGTTTCAGTCACACTTTCACATCCCTTGCTCAGCTATGTACAGAGGGTCCGTTAATGGAGGCTGTAAACGTTCTTCTTACAACACAGGATCCTCCTCGAGACATTTCTACATATCTTCAGCTATTGAAAACCTGCATCGCCAAAAAGGCACTTGCAGAGGGTAAACTAATCCATTCTTACATCAATGTCAGGGGATTTGCATTTGTCACCCACACACTTTTGCAGAATACACTCATCAACACGTATAACAAATGTGGAAGTTTGAAGGATGCTCGCAGAGTTTTTGACTGCATAAGACAACCAGACGTCCTCTCATGGAATATGATAATGTTAGCTTACAGAAGACATGGACATTCTCAAGAGGCATTAGCACTGTTTAGCCAAATGCAACAAACGGATGTGCAACCTGATTTGTTCACTTTTACACATATCCTTCCAGCATGTGCCAAAATGAGAGcattggaacagggtatggagatACATCAAAAGATAATCGAATATGGGTTTTTATCAGATGTCGTAGTTGGGAATTCTCTGATAGACATGTATGTGAAATGTGGAAGCGTACCAAAGGCAcgcgaactgtttgacaaaatacccCAACGAGATCCGGTTTCATGGAcagctatgattgcaggatatgctcaAAATGGTGTTTTGCGTGAGGCAATGAGTCTTTTTAAGGAAATGCCTCAACCGAATGTGATTTCGTGGACCGCGATGATAGTAGGATATGCGCGAAATGGATTTGTTAGGAATGCTGTGGAGTTTTTTAAgcgaatgcaattggcaggtgtaaaaccTAATGCAGTAACCTTTGCTAGCATTCTCCCAGCATGTGCCAGTACGGGAGCCTTGGAACAGGGTATCGAGATACATCAGAGAGTGATAGAAGGTGGTTTTTTGTTAAATGTTGTAGTTGGGAATGCCCTGattgatatgtatgcaaaatgtggaaggttACAGAAGGCACatcaactgtttgacaaaatgcctcaatgtGATGTGGTTTCATGGAATACAAttattgctggatatgcacaaagaGGTGCTCTTGATGAGGCTTTGACGCTTTTCAAAAAAATGCCTCAACGAAATGTAATCTCGTGGAATGCAATGATCGTAGGCTATGCACAACATGGTGAATTTGATGAAGCTTTTAAGGTTTTCAATGAAATGCCTCAACGAAATTcggtctcatggactgcaatgatttcAGGATTTGCAAAACATGGGCTTGCTGAGGAAGCCTTGGGGTTCTTTAAAGAAATGCAATTGGAAGGAGAGAAACCAGATTTgtcaacctttgccagcatcctcccagtTTGTGGGCAACTTGGAGcattggaacagggtatggagatCCATCAAAGAATAATAGGAACCAGATTTTTATCAGATATAGTGATAGTTACTGCCCTGATAGAGATGTATATAAAATGCGGAAGCATACATAAGGCGCGCAAATTGTTTGACAAGATGCCTCAACAAGATGCCGTCTCATGGAATTCAATAATTGTTGGATACGCACAAAATGGTGTTCTTGATGAGGCTTTACGGCTTTTTGAAGAAATGCCTCAGCAAAATGTGgtttcatggactgcaatgattgctggatatgcacaaaatgggctTATTGAGAAGGCCGTGGAGTtctttaagcaaatgcaattggccgGTGTAAAGCCAAACTCGGCAACCTTTTCTACTATCCTCCCAGCATGTGCCAAGATGGGAGCTTTAGTACAAGGTATGGAGATCCATCAAAGAATAATCGAACATGGATTTCTGTCAGATGTCATAGTTGTGACTGctctgatagacatgtatgcaaaatgtgctAACATTCAGAGGGCACGGAAATTATTTGACAAATTGCAACATCCAAATGTGATCTTATGGACTGCAATGATTACAGGATATGCAATTCATGGCAATAGCAATGATGCCCTTAAACTCTTTGAACTAATGAAGCACTCCGGACTCAACCCAAACCATGTAACTTTTGTTTCTGTTTTATTTGCATGCAGCCATGCAGGTCTGGTGGATGTGGGCTGTAAATACTTCAATTGCATGAGATATTTATATTGCATTACGCCTATAGTGGATCATTATATAtgcatggttgaccttcttggACGAGCTGGCTATCTTGGGGAAGCTCTAAacttcatcatcaaaataccaataaAACCTGATGTGGTTGTCTGGATATGTTTGCTTGGTGCATGCAGATCACATGCAAATGTACCGCTAGGAGAATTCGTGGCAACAATCCTTTTTGAGTTGGATTTTAAAAGTACTGCACCTTATGTTCTTTTATCAAACATTTATTCAGAAGTGGGAAGGTGGGGTGACGTTCAAAAGGTATGGAAGTTGATGAAAGATAGAGGAATTAGAAAGATGCCTGGATGCAGCTGGATTGAAGTCCATAAAATGGTACATGCTTTTTGTGTTGGAGACAGGTCACACCCACAAACACATGACATCTACGCAAAGTTGGACGAATTGTATTGGGAGATGAAGCAAGCAGGGTATGTTACAGACTCAAAACCAGCACCCAATGATGTAGAGGAAGGGGAGGAGAAGTTATTTCACCGCCACCATAGTGAGATGTTGGCACTTGCATTTGGGTTGATAAACACATCCCCTGGATCAACAATTAGAGTTGTCAAGAACCTTCGTGTATGTATTGACTGCCACACTGCAACCAAGTTTATCTCCAAAATTGTTGCAAGAGAAATTGTTGTGAGAGATGCGAACCGGTTCCATCATTTTGAACATGGACATTGTTCATGTGGAGATTATTGGTGA